Proteins encoded by one window of Microbacterium testaceum:
- a CDS encoding flagellar biosynthetic protein FliO has protein sequence MDDLLLAARTVVSLAAVVGLLLFLAKRVQKGQAAGDSPFSSLVPKGLGRRLRPLAGFAARTGAATPSRVRSEKITVVARTGLGGRAQLVVAEFGGIRYVLGVSEKGIDVVDTQEAPIELAEEDSAERGENVLTLTDAGTPSEGERSGAHAA, from the coding sequence GTGGATGATCTGCTGCTCGCCGCGCGGACGGTCGTCTCGCTCGCCGCGGTGGTCGGGCTGCTGCTCTTCCTCGCGAAGCGGGTGCAGAAGGGGCAGGCGGCGGGTGACAGCCCTTTCTCGTCGCTGGTGCCGAAGGGTCTGGGGCGGCGCCTGCGCCCCCTCGCGGGCTTCGCGGCCCGCACCGGGGCGGCCACGCCGTCCCGGGTGCGGAGCGAGAAGATCACAGTGGTCGCGCGCACCGGGCTCGGGGGCCGCGCGCAGCTCGTCGTCGCCGAGTTCGGCGGCATCCGGTACGTGCTGGGCGTGAGCGAGAAGGGCATCGACGTCGTCGACACCCAGGAGGCGCCGATCGAGCTCGCCGAGGAGGACTCCGCCGAGCGCGGCGAGAACGTCCTGACGTTGACGGATGCCGGCACCCCGAGCGAGGGCGAGAGATCCGGGGCCCACGCGGCCTGA